ATAATGAAATAATGCTAAAAGAAAAATATCAATTAGAATATACAATAAATTCATCTCCTAATGTTTTATATAACAGAATAAGTTCTCCCGGTGGTTTATCAGAATGGTTTGCAAATGATGTCAATGTTAAAGATGACATTTATACATTTATTTGGGATAATTCAGAGCAAAAAGCCAGACTGATAAACAAAAAAGAACAAAAATATGCAAAATTTCACTGGCTTGATGACGAAGATGAAAATACCTATTTTGAATTTAAACTTAATACTGATGAGCTTACCGGAGATATAGCATTGATAATTACTGATTTTGCTGAAGCAGATGAAAAAAAAGATTCTATTGATCTTTGGGACGCACAAATTAATGACCTAAAACATATTTTAGGTTTATAATTACTTTCAGAAAAATATATTTCATTACATTTCGTTTCTCATAAAATACTCATAATTTCATAACTGTGAAACGCATTCATGCATTAATTATAAAATCTTTTATCGGTCCTTTTGTTGCCACTTTTTTTATTTCCATTTTCCTTTTGTTAATGCAATTTTTATGGAAATATATTGATGATATGGTAGGAAAAGGTCTTGAAATTTCTATTATAGCCGAATTACTATTGTATGCATCCGCCGGATTAGTACCAATGGCACTTCCTTTATCAGTCTTACTTTCATCGCTCATGACTTTTGGTAATCTGGGGGAAAATTATGAACTGATTGCTCTAAAATCTGCCGGCATTTCGCTTCAAAGAATTATGTTTCCATTAATTATTATTGTAATTATAATAAGTATTGGTGCTTTTTATTTTTCAAATAACATTATGCCATATACAAACCTGAAATTTGGTTCACTTTTATATGATGTACGGCATCAAAAACCTGAAATTGACATAAAAGAAGGTGTTTTTTATAATGGTATTGACGGATATAGTATTAAAATTGCCAAAAAAAATAAAAAAAATAATCTTTTATATAATTTAATGATATACGACCATTCAAAAAGAAATGGAAATTTAACAGTTACCATTGCAGATTCAGGTACAATGAAAATATCAAATGATAAAAAATATTTAATTCTAACACTTTTTAAAGGTCATACTTATTCTGAAATAAAAGAAGAAAAAAAGAAAAGAAGGCATAATACATTTCCACACCGGAGAGATAATTTTGATGAACAAAAAATTGTTTTTGAATTAATTGGATATGGCATGGAGAGAACCGATGAAAATCTGTTTAAAAACAATTACCAGATGTTAAATGTTAAACAATTAGAATTTACCGAAGATTCCCTCTCAGGCACTTTAGATAAAAGCAAAAGAGAATTTTCTAATAACCTATTAAGAATTAATTATTTTAAAAAAGAAAATAAAAAAAAATATACAAAACCAGACACAATCCTTCAACTTGAAAATGAAATAAAAAATACTATTATATTAAACATTGATAGTGTTTTTGAAATATTTTCATATAGAAATAAAGAAAAATCTATTGAAATGGCATTAAATTATGCACGTTCATCAAAGTCATATATTTCATCAACAAAATCATTATTAGAAGGTAAAAACAGATGGATAAATAAACATAAAATTGAGTGGCACCGCAAATTTACATTATCTTTTGCTTGTTTTATCTTGTTTTTTATAGGTGCACCATTAGGTGCAATTATTAGAAAAGGCGGATTAGGTATGCCCGTTGTTATTTCTGTTTTATTTTTTATACTGTATTATGTAATTTCAATTACCGGAGAAAAAAATGTAAAAGCTGATGTTATACCTGCATTTTATGGTATGTGGCTTTCTGCTTTTATAGTATTTCCTCTCGGTATTTTTTTAACATATAAAGCTACTACCGATTCTGTAATTCTGAATATTGATACATATTTTGAATTCTTTAAAAAATTATTACATCTAAATAATAAATCTGATGTAACTACTTAGTGTACGTCAATAAAGTCTGGTCATTTAAAAAATAGTCAGCGGGTGACTTTTTTAAATGACTAAAAATAAGACTAAAAAATAGTTTAATTTATAAAAAACTGAGTCACCCGCTGACTATAGAGACAGACACTACTTAGTCCCAAAAAAGTTTTTTTCCACCCTATGAAATAACAATTTTTATTTTAGGTTATTTATAAAAAATTATTTTTAGTAAAAGTAATATATTCAATTTTGTAAGAAAGACTAAGTTTAAGAAACACAAACTAAATAATAGAAAAAAATAAGAAAAAACTATCTTTGCATTATGAGTAAATTAGAGTTTAATAAAATATATAATGAAAATTGCATCGACACAATGGCTACTATGCCAACAGAAAGTATTGATATGGTTTTAACATCCCCTCCTTACGATGATTTACGTAATTATAATGGCTATGATTTGCAACTAGAAAGGATTATAAAAGAGTTGTACAGAATTCTTAAAAAAGGTGGTGTTGTAATATGGGTTGTTGGAGATAAAACAGAAAAAGGAAGTGAGACAGGAACTTCATTTAAACAAGCTCTTTGTTTTAAAGAAAACGGATTTAGTATTCACGACACAATGATTTACTATAAAAACAACCCAATGCCAACAACTGGAAATAGATACCATCAACACTTTGAATATATGTTTGCATTTTCAAAAGATGCGCCAAAAACATTTAACCCTATTACAGAACCAACAATATATAATGGTTTAGCAAATATGAAAAACAGAGGAAAAGAAGGAACTTTAAATTATAAAAAAGTAGAAAGAACCAAAGAAAAAAAAGTAGGCAATGTGTTTTTTTATTCAATTGGTGGAGGAATTTCAACAAAGGACAAAATAGCATATAAACATCCTGCCATATTTCCTGAAAAATTAGCCTACGACCAAATTAAAACATGGTCAAATGAAGGGGATTTAATTTACGACCCATTTATGGGAAGTGGAACAACTGCAAAAGTTGCTCATCTATTAAATAGAAAATGGATAGGTTCAGAAATATCATTAGAATATACAGAAATTGCTAATGAAAGATTAAAAGAATACATCAAGAAAAACTTATTTACAAAATAATGGATTTAATTCAAAAAGGGTCTCAAACTGCAAAAAACGGTTTTAAAAACGAGAAAGATATTGTTAATAAATTTAACAACTGGAAAAAAGATAATGATGCAAAATCTTGGCTTAAAATTATGGGTTATAAACTCACCGAAATTGAATATGTAGAGGCAATAATATTATCAGGTTATAAAACTGATGTTCAAGTTCAAGTAACGATTAAGTTAAAAAAAGCAATAGATGTTGAGAATTTACAAGTTAAATTAGTCAGCAATCCAAAAGGATTTAATCAAATAGATAAAAGATGGGTTGATAAATATGTTGAAATGTGGTTAATTCCTGATAATGTTACAAAAATCTTAAAAAAATATACAGGTGAATTAAAACCCACTATAAAAAATCCAAGAGACACAAGACGCACATTTATTGATGAGTTCAGTAAAGTAAATCAAAACATTTTAGTAAATTGGTTAGAAAAACACAAAACACTAATCGTAAACGATATTATTAAAGGTCGAGGTAAATTTGCGGCAGAATGGATGTTAGTTGCTCAAAAGATTGATAAGAATGCCAGATGGGTATTAGAACCAATAAATGTGGTTGCCAATCATTTTGGTAATGGAAAAGTCTTGATTACAAAACAAGGAAATATTAAAATTGGAAATATAACAATGCAAAGAAAAGGGGGTGATGGTGGTAGGGAAACAGCAAAAATGCTACAATTTAAAATAAATCCTGCCGAATTGTTTGAAATATAAGAAAACTTGCTTACAACAAAGACTATAATTTAATGCCGGTTTTAAAATAATGAAAATCCTGCAACTATGTAACAAAATGCCATATCCTGCCAAAGACGGCGGTGCTATTGCAAGCTTGAGTTTATCTCAAGGATTTGCTGATGCAGGACATTGTGTTACTATTTTAGCTATGAACACTTCAAAACATTATTTTGATGTTAATAAAATCCCAAAAGAACTTACAGATAAAATAAAATTTATAAGTGTTGATATTGATACTAAAATAAAACCTTTACATCTAATATTAAATCTTTTGTTTTCAAAACTTCCGTATAATGCAAAACGTTTTTATTCTAAACAATATCTTATTAAACTTACAAAATTATTAAAAGAAGAAAACTTTGATATAGTACAGTTAGAAGGTTTATATTTAAGCTTTTATATACCAATAATTCGTAAATATTCAAATGCTACAATTTCATTTAGGGCACATAATATAGAGCATGAAATTTGGGAAAGAACTGTTCAACAACAAAAAAATATTGTAAAAAAATATT
This window of the Bacteroidales bacterium genome carries:
- a CDS encoding LptF/LptG family permease, with product MKRIHALIIKSFIGPFVATFFISIFLLLMQFLWKYIDDMVGKGLEISIIAELLLYASAGLVPMALPLSVLLSSLMTFGNLGENYELIALKSAGISLQRIMFPLIIIVIIISIGAFYFSNNIMPYTNLKFGSLLYDVRHQKPEIDIKEGVFYNGIDGYSIKIAKKNKKNNLLYNLMIYDHSKRNGNLTVTIADSGTMKISNDKKYLILTLFKGHTYSEIKEEKKKRRHNTFPHRRDNFDEQKIVFELIGYGMERTDENLFKNNYQMLNVKQLEFTEDSLSGTLDKSKREFSNNLLRINYFKKENKKKYTKPDTILQLENEIKNTIILNIDSVFEIFSYRNKEKSIEMALNYARSSKSYISSTKSLLEGKNRWINKHKIEWHRKFTLSFACFILFFIGAPLGAIIRKGGLGMPVVISVLFFILYYVISITGEKNVKADVIPAFYGMWLSAFIVFPLGIFLTYKATTDSVILNIDTYFEFFKKLLHLNNKSDVTT
- a CDS encoding site-specific DNA-methyltransferase, yielding MSKLEFNKIYNENCIDTMATMPTESIDMVLTSPPYDDLRNYNGYDLQLERIIKELYRILKKGGVVIWVVGDKTEKGSETGTSFKQALCFKENGFSIHDTMIYYKNNPMPTTGNRYHQHFEYMFAFSKDAPKTFNPITEPTIYNGLANMKNRGKEGTLNYKKVERTKEKKVGNVFFYSIGGGISTKDKIAYKHPAIFPEKLAYDQIKTWSNEGDLIYDPFMGSGTTAKVAHLLNRKWIGSEISLEYTEIANERLKEYIKKNLFTK